From the Pseudarthrobacter sp. MM222 genome, one window contains:
- a CDS encoding ATP-binding cassette domain-containing protein, with translation MTMTESAAPHVATREPILKARNLVKTFGRVVGLDGVSLDLYPGEVLAIIGDNGAGKSTLIKCLTGAEVPDSGELFVSGQPVHFKRPQDARVHGIETVYQNLAVSPALDVASNLFLGREERRAGLLGSVFRMLDTKGMRTKARQELARLGISTLQDVTVPVENLSGGQRQAVAVARAAAFGSKVVVLDEPTAALGVRESNQVLQLVRDLRDRGLPVILISHNMPHVFDVADRIHIQRLGKCAATITPQSHNMTDAVAIMTGAATA, from the coding sequence ATGACCATGACAGAATCTGCAGCCCCCCACGTCGCCACCCGCGAGCCCATCCTGAAGGCCAGGAACCTTGTCAAGACCTTCGGCCGCGTCGTGGGCCTGGACGGCGTCAGTCTGGACCTGTACCCGGGCGAAGTCCTGGCGATCATCGGCGACAACGGCGCCGGAAAATCAACCCTGATCAAGTGCCTCACCGGAGCCGAAGTCCCGGACTCCGGCGAGCTCTTTGTCTCGGGCCAGCCGGTCCACTTCAAACGCCCGCAAGACGCCAGGGTCCACGGCATCGAAACCGTGTACCAGAACCTGGCCGTCTCCCCGGCACTGGACGTTGCCTCCAATCTGTTCCTGGGCCGCGAGGAAAGGCGTGCCGGACTCCTCGGGAGCGTGTTCCGGATGCTTGACACCAAAGGCATGCGCACGAAGGCACGGCAGGAACTGGCCCGGCTCGGCATTTCCACGCTCCAGGACGTCACCGTGCCGGTGGAGAACCTGTCCGGCGGCCAGCGCCAGGCTGTCGCCGTGGCCCGCGCCGCGGCGTTCGGTTCAAAGGTTGTCGTGCTGGACGAGCCTACGGCGGCGCTCGGTGTGCGGGAATCCAACCAGGTCCTGCAGCTGGTCCGGGACCTCCGGGACCGCGGCCTGCCAGTCATTTTGATCAGCCACAACATGCCCCACGTGTTTGACGTGGCAGACCGGATCCACATCCAGCGCCTGGGCAAGTGCGCGGCCACGATCACGCCGCAATCGCACAACATGACCGATGCAGTTGCGATCATGACCGGTGCTGCCACCGCCTGA
- a CDS encoding carbohydrate kinase family protein: protein MPASFPSPTAISTVTPDVVVVGEALVDVVAASEGIIEHPGGSPMNVAYGLGRLGVPTALLTSLGNDARGAAIEAHLRSAGVELLSGSTSAVRTASATATLAADGSASYRFDISWELAPVAPPYLPRVLHTGSIATFLAPGASAVKRLLEQAHRECLVTYDPNVRPALLGSQAEARSIFEDLVPLTDVVKLSDEDAAWLYPGLQPEDAAARILALGAGMAVVTRGGQGSLLTTPAETVHVPAITSVVADTIGAGDSYMAALIFGLLARSTEGLGRDVLESLGRRASKAAAITVRRPGATPPTAEELTAELATVETSDSSVEA, encoded by the coding sequence GTGCCCGCCAGCTTTCCTTCACCCACTGCCATTTCTACAGTCACTCCGGACGTCGTTGTTGTTGGCGAGGCGCTAGTGGACGTCGTCGCCGCATCCGAAGGCATCATCGAGCACCCGGGCGGCTCACCGATGAACGTTGCCTACGGCCTGGGGCGCCTGGGGGTGCCCACTGCCTTGCTCACCTCACTCGGGAATGACGCCCGGGGCGCAGCGATCGAAGCCCACCTCCGCAGTGCCGGCGTCGAGCTCCTCTCTGGCTCAACGTCGGCGGTCCGCACGGCCTCCGCCACCGCCACACTCGCTGCGGACGGCTCCGCCTCATACCGCTTCGACATCAGCTGGGAGCTGGCGCCGGTCGCTCCCCCTTACCTGCCCAGGGTGCTTCACACCGGATCCATCGCCACGTTCCTCGCGCCCGGCGCTTCCGCCGTCAAGAGGCTCCTGGAGCAGGCACACCGTGAGTGCCTGGTGACGTACGATCCCAACGTCCGGCCGGCGCTTCTGGGAAGCCAGGCCGAGGCACGCTCCATCTTTGAAGACCTGGTTCCGCTGACCGACGTCGTCAAGCTCAGCGACGAGGATGCCGCCTGGCTCTACCCTGGGCTTCAGCCCGAGGACGCCGCCGCTCGGATCCTGGCCTTGGGTGCCGGGATGGCCGTGGTGACCCGCGGCGGGCAGGGATCACTGCTGACCACCCCCGCCGAAACAGTGCACGTCCCGGCCATCACATCCGTGGTGGCGGACACTATCGGCGCCGGAGATTCCTACATGGCCGCCCTGATTTTCGGTCTGCTGGCCCGAAGTACCGAAGGGCTGGGGCGTGACGTCCTGGAAAGCCTCGGCCGCAGGGCGTCGAAGGCCGCGGCCATCACTGTCCGCAGGCCGGGCGCCACACCGCCCACGGCCGAGGAACTGACGGCAGAGCTGGCTACCGTAGAGACTTCGGATTCATCCGTTGAGGCCTGA
- a CDS encoding substrate-binding domain-containing protein, with translation MLSSKAPRSTATRLFAAGAVLTLGTLSLSACGGSSPSASSTGSASAEKVGVSLIVKTTTNPYFVSMQDGAKKAAEAGGVDLKLAAGKADGDEDTQIQAIENAISKGDKGILITPNGPSVVDALKKAKDAGLFVIALDTVPDPADAADITFATDNFAAGELIGKWTAAQLDGKKATIALVDLFDDKVVSVDYNRDQGFLTGLGIDTADKKKNGDEAKTGKYTGGKGGDYEIVGSQASQGAEDGGRTAMETLLAKNPNINVVYTINEPAAAGAFEALKAAGKEKDVLVVSIDGGCTGVNNIKSGVIGATAQQYPVKMAELGVKAIVELAKTGKKPANSPGLDFYNTGVELVTDKPADGVKSITTTQASDICWGK, from the coding sequence ATGTTGAGTTCCAAAGCACCCCGTTCAACGGCCACCCGCCTGTTCGCTGCAGGAGCAGTGCTGACCCTGGGAACGCTCAGCCTTTCAGCCTGTGGTGGAAGTTCCCCGTCCGCCTCATCAACTGGAAGCGCGTCCGCTGAAAAGGTCGGCGTGTCCCTGATCGTCAAGACCACGACCAACCCGTACTTCGTCTCCATGCAGGACGGCGCGAAGAAGGCGGCCGAGGCCGGTGGCGTGGACCTGAAGCTCGCAGCCGGCAAAGCTGACGGCGACGAGGACACCCAGATCCAGGCCATCGAAAACGCCATCTCCAAGGGCGACAAGGGCATCCTGATCACCCCCAACGGTCCGTCCGTAGTGGACGCCCTGAAGAAGGCCAAGGACGCCGGGCTCTTCGTCATCGCCCTGGACACCGTGCCCGACCCCGCCGACGCCGCCGACATCACATTCGCCACGGACAATTTTGCCGCCGGCGAGCTGATCGGCAAATGGACCGCCGCCCAGCTGGACGGAAAGAAAGCGACCATCGCCCTCGTCGACCTCTTTGACGACAAGGTGGTCTCGGTTGACTACAACCGGGACCAGGGCTTCCTGACAGGGCTCGGTATCGACACCGCGGACAAGAAGAAAAACGGCGACGAAGCCAAGACCGGCAAGTACACCGGCGGCAAGGGAGGCGACTACGAGATCGTGGGCAGCCAGGCCTCGCAGGGCGCCGAGGACGGCGGCCGCACGGCCATGGAAACCCTGCTCGCCAAAAACCCGAACATCAACGTCGTCTACACCATCAATGAACCAGCAGCCGCGGGTGCTTTCGAGGCACTGAAGGCCGCCGGTAAGGAAAAGGACGTCCTGGTCGTCTCGATTGACGGCGGTTGCACCGGCGTCAACAACATCAAGTCCGGTGTCATCGGAGCCACTGCCCAGCAGTACCCGGTCAAGATGGCCGAACTGGGCGTCAAGGCAATCGTTGAACTTGCCAAGACGGGCAAGAAGCCGGCCAACTCCCCAGGGCTGGACTTCTACAACACCGGCGTCGAGCTGGTCACTGACAAGCCGGCCGACGGCGTCAAGAGCATCACCACCACCCAGGCCTCCGACATCTGCTGGGGAAAGTAA
- a CDS encoding glycoside hydrolase family 32 protein, with amino-acid sequence MKNLTESLASGRLNARTIWIVVAAVAAAVLVAVALIPSAGPRPAAPGRAEQALLEIAGAQAEAKESHGRYGSYWLSGTDRTLETLTHPLRTAGVTDLRSIECPDGWVAAARTGDDVEVRSSVEDRVVRAGAGEIVRPECMTSEAVESMLADMGVPRKKLAAAPSAFDRPEGASEFRPSYHITPGKNWMNDPQRPILLDGLWHYYYLYNSGYPSENGTEWYHLTSTDLVHWKDEGVAIAKYKNGLGDIETGSAVVDHDNSAGFGKGAVIAVMTQQDQGVQRQSLFYSTDNGYSFTAYAKNPVMENPGEPNWRDPKIIRDEAHSQWVMALAEGEKIGMYTSTDLKDWHYASGVERTGLGTLECPELFQLDLDGDPSKRTWVLAASANGSGEGLTTGVAYWTGAWDGTRFTPSDAPHQWLDAGSDFYAAVTWDDPRLTESQRMSSRHAIGWMNNWAYARQLPTEDWHGGADSMVRDIRLQTVAGKPTLVSTPTTAMKSIEGPAATTGERRMTRDGAGQLPAPEGGAYRLDVQLERTAADDGSEARIELGSDGKTFATVGYDFSDGSAYISRESADAATGKAELGPDYRATRRTVSPARDGKVELSIFVDHSSVEVFINGGEKTLTSLVFPTEGTPSLGAVTAGGALTLKAFSYRRLASTH; translated from the coding sequence ATGAAAAACCTCACGGAGAGCCTCGCTTCCGGACGGCTGAACGCCCGCACGATCTGGATCGTCGTGGCGGCAGTCGCCGCGGCTGTCCTGGTCGCAGTGGCGCTGATCCCGTCGGCGGGACCCCGTCCGGCTGCCCCGGGCCGGGCGGAGCAGGCACTCCTGGAAATTGCCGGCGCACAGGCTGAAGCCAAGGAATCCCACGGGCGCTACGGCTCGTACTGGCTCAGCGGTACCGACCGCACTCTTGAGACGCTGACGCATCCGCTCCGGACCGCGGGCGTAACTGACCTGCGGAGCATCGAATGCCCCGATGGGTGGGTGGCAGCTGCCCGGACTGGAGATGACGTCGAGGTCAGGTCCAGTGTGGAGGACCGTGTGGTCCGCGCCGGAGCAGGTGAGATTGTTCGTCCGGAGTGCATGACCTCCGAAGCCGTCGAGTCCATGCTCGCCGACATGGGCGTACCGCGGAAGAAGCTGGCGGCCGCGCCTTCAGCATTCGACCGGCCCGAGGGAGCATCCGAGTTCCGGCCGAGCTATCACATCACGCCCGGGAAGAACTGGATGAATGATCCGCAGCGTCCTATCCTGCTGGACGGGCTGTGGCACTACTACTACCTCTACAATTCCGGCTATCCGAGCGAGAACGGTACCGAGTGGTACCACCTGACGAGCACAGACCTGGTCCATTGGAAGGACGAAGGGGTAGCGATCGCCAAGTACAAAAACGGGCTGGGCGACATCGAGACCGGTAGCGCTGTGGTGGACCATGACAACTCGGCCGGCTTTGGCAAGGGCGCCGTTATCGCGGTCATGACGCAACAGGATCAGGGCGTCCAGCGGCAATCCCTGTTCTACTCCACCGACAACGGGTACTCCTTCACGGCGTATGCGAAGAACCCGGTTATGGAAAACCCCGGCGAACCGAATTGGCGGGATCCTAAGATTATCCGCGACGAAGCCCACAGCCAATGGGTGATGGCCCTGGCCGAAGGCGAAAAGATCGGCATGTATACGTCAACGGACCTCAAGGACTGGCACTACGCTTCCGGCGTCGAACGCACCGGTCTGGGCACCCTCGAATGCCCGGAACTCTTCCAGCTGGATCTCGACGGTGACCCGTCCAAACGGACCTGGGTCCTGGCCGCCAGCGCCAACGGGAGCGGCGAGGGACTCACCACGGGCGTCGCCTACTGGACCGGCGCGTGGGACGGTACCCGCTTCACCCCGTCCGACGCGCCGCATCAGTGGCTCGACGCCGGCTCCGACTTCTACGCCGCCGTGACATGGGATGATCCCAGGCTGACCGAAAGCCAACGGATGTCCTCCCGGCACGCCATCGGGTGGATGAACAACTGGGCCTACGCCCGGCAGTTGCCCACCGAGGACTGGCACGGCGGCGCCGACTCCATGGTGCGAGACATCAGGCTCCAAACGGTCGCGGGGAAGCCGACCCTTGTGTCGACCCCTACGACGGCCATGAAGTCCATAGAGGGCCCGGCGGCAACCACCGGGGAACGCCGAATGACCCGTGACGGCGCAGGACAGCTACCCGCTCCGGAAGGCGGGGCCTACCGGCTCGATGTGCAGCTTGAGCGGACGGCGGCCGACGACGGATCCGAAGCGAGGATCGAGCTCGGAAGCGATGGAAAAACATTCGCGACGGTCGGATATGACTTTTCCGACGGATCGGCCTACATCTCACGCGAGTCTGCTGACGCCGCCACCGGCAAGGCCGAACTCGGTCCGGACTACCGGGCAACACGGCGCACAGTCAGCCCGGCCCGTGACGGGAAAGTCGAGCTATCGATTTTCGTGGACCATAGCTCGGTCGAGGTTTTCATCAATGGCGGGGAAAAGACCCTGACGTCGCTCGTTTTCCCCACCGAAGGGACGCCGAGCCTCGGGGCCGTCACGGCTGGGGGCGCGCTGACGCTCAAGGCTTTCAGCTACAGGCGGCTGGCCTCCACACACTGA
- a CDS encoding putative quinol monooxygenase: protein MTKTLYAEFTVKPGSEARVAEMMLELTRHVRREPGNELFLPYTREENPREYFVFEVYRDEAAFQEHIGADYGARFNEELARHIEGDGSELTWLLPVE, encoded by the coding sequence ATGACCAAAACCCTGTATGCCGAGTTCACCGTCAAACCCGGCAGTGAAGCCCGTGTCGCAGAAATGATGCTTGAACTGACTCGGCACGTCCGGCGGGAGCCAGGCAATGAGTTATTCCTTCCCTATACCCGGGAAGAGAATCCGCGGGAGTACTTTGTCTTCGAGGTCTACCGGGATGAAGCCGCTTTCCAGGAACACATCGGCGCGGATTACGGCGCCAGGTTCAATGAGGAGCTGGCCCGCCACATCGAAGGCGACGGCTCGGAGCTGACCTGGCTCCTGCCGGTGGAATAG
- a CDS encoding GH32 C-terminal domain-containing protein, with the protein MKRTTTHGTHAVSALTLAGLTLAAALAGSLPASAATGLGDEPYRPAFHYTPEKNWMNDPNGMVFHKGVYHLYYQHNPSGNTWGNMSWGHATSKDLVHWQEQPLAISTDAQQDIFSGSVVVDKDNTSGFGTATNPPLIAVYTSAYKEASPHRGLQAQSLAYSLDDGQTWTKYSGNPVLNRNSANFRDPKVFWYDNPAGGGYWVMTAVEAQEHKVVLYKSANLKDWTALSEFGPANATGGQWECPDLFPLAVDGDKNNIKWVMVVNINPGGVAGGSAGQYFVGNFDGTTFTSETTKPVATLPPGTVLAGFNDGTYDGWTVNNEPGNRMNGPFTDAPAAGTIGGQQAVTGFAGAGLVNSFNDGDWPLGSMQSPTFTVTDDYLNFLVGGGKHPRASDKLDNTPPQGELKFDGFEVPPGTTLADAGWSGTGDVAPSSQPSTSGGDFYIGTKRINTFETGTTPGDDRQGTLTSPEFSITKNFMSMLVGGGNRSANSGQTLAAQLLINGNVVRSLAGDNSGVLNWKGWDVSEFAGQNAQLRVVDQATGGWGHLTLDHVMLTDTAAVPRSDEESVNLVINGQVVRTATGNDSESLDRASWNVKEFVGQQAQIKVVDNNRFGWGHILADEFMLSSKPAVSSLETYDWLDYGRDYYAAVSFANMPEDKRVMLGWMNNWDYANDIPTSPWRSAMALPREVKLTQTPDGPRLTQSAVKQVDKLAQKPSYSAKGGIPIPQGTTPLPAAASGQVQRVDITLAPGTATKSGITVLGDGTSSTVIGYDAATGKLFVDRTNSGNTAFHPAFASIEDAPVTLDKNGNITMRIYLDRSSVEVFAQDGLRTITDQVFPNAGADKMALFAEGGTAQLKSLTVTPLEKAIFLPEKK; encoded by the coding sequence ATGAAGAGAACGACCACCCACGGGACGCATGCCGTTTCTGCGCTGACACTCGCGGGGCTGACGCTGGCCGCGGCACTGGCAGGTTCCCTGCCGGCGTCGGCTGCCACAGGCCTCGGGGACGAACCCTACCGGCCGGCATTCCACTACACGCCCGAAAAAAACTGGATGAACGACCCCAACGGGATGGTCTTCCACAAGGGCGTCTACCACCTGTACTACCAGCACAACCCCTCCGGCAACACCTGGGGAAACATGTCCTGGGGCCACGCCACCTCCAAGGATCTTGTCCACTGGCAGGAGCAACCCCTAGCCATCTCCACCGATGCCCAGCAGGACATTTTTTCCGGCAGCGTCGTGGTGGACAAGGACAACACCTCCGGTTTCGGGACAGCAACAAACCCGCCCCTGATCGCGGTATACACCAGCGCGTATAAGGAAGCTTCTCCGCATCGTGGCCTGCAGGCGCAGTCACTGGCCTACAGCCTGGACGACGGCCAGACCTGGACCAAGTACTCCGGCAACCCGGTCCTGAACCGGAACTCCGCCAACTTCCGTGACCCCAAAGTGTTCTGGTACGACAACCCGGCCGGCGGCGGTTACTGGGTCATGACCGCCGTGGAAGCCCAGGAGCACAAGGTGGTCCTGTACAAGTCAGCCAACCTCAAGGACTGGACCGCGTTGAGTGAATTCGGGCCTGCCAATGCCACCGGCGGGCAGTGGGAGTGCCCTGACCTGTTCCCCCTGGCCGTGGACGGCGACAAGAACAACATCAAATGGGTCATGGTGGTCAACATCAACCCCGGCGGTGTGGCCGGCGGCTCCGCCGGCCAGTATTTCGTGGGTAACTTCGACGGCACCACCTTCACCTCCGAAACCACCAAGCCCGTAGCTACGCTTCCTCCCGGCACTGTCCTGGCCGGGTTCAACGACGGAACCTACGACGGCTGGACTGTGAACAACGAGCCCGGCAATCGGATGAACGGTCCCTTCACTGACGCTCCCGCGGCCGGAACAATCGGCGGGCAGCAGGCAGTCACCGGCTTCGCTGGAGCCGGGCTCGTCAACTCCTTCAACGACGGCGACTGGCCGCTTGGGTCCATGCAGTCACCAACCTTCACGGTGACCGACGACTATTTGAACTTCCTCGTGGGCGGCGGCAAGCACCCGCGAGCCTCCGACAAACTGGACAACACCCCGCCCCAGGGAGAGCTCAAATTCGACGGCTTCGAGGTTCCCCCAGGGACAACACTGGCCGACGCCGGCTGGTCCGGAACCGGCGACGTCGCACCCAGTTCCCAGCCCTCCACCAGCGGCGGGGACTTTTACATCGGAACCAAACGGATCAACACTTTCGAGACCGGCACCACGCCGGGCGATGACCGACAGGGCACCCTGACATCACCGGAATTCTCCATTACCAAGAATTTCATGAGCATGCTGGTCGGCGGCGGCAACCGCTCCGCGAACTCCGGACAGACCCTGGCGGCCCAGTTGCTCATCAACGGCAACGTGGTCCGCTCCCTAGCGGGAGACAATTCCGGAGTGCTGAATTGGAAAGGCTGGGACGTCTCCGAATTCGCGGGGCAGAATGCACAGTTGCGTGTCGTTGACCAGGCCACGGGCGGGTGGGGACACCTGACCTTGGACCACGTCATGCTGACCGACACCGCCGCTGTTCCCAGATCCGATGAAGAATCCGTGAACCTGGTAATCAACGGACAGGTGGTCCGCACGGCCACGGGAAACGACAGTGAATCGCTCGACCGGGCATCATGGAATGTTAAGGAATTCGTTGGTCAACAGGCACAAATCAAAGTTGTCGACAACAACCGATTCGGCTGGGGCCACATCCTCGCGGACGAATTCATGCTCTCGTCCAAACCGGCAGTCTCATCCCTGGAGACATATGACTGGCTGGACTACGGCCGTGATTACTACGCCGCCGTGTCCTTCGCCAACATGCCCGAAGACAAGCGGGTAATGCTCGGCTGGATGAACAACTGGGACTACGCCAACGACATCCCTACCAGCCCCTGGCGCAGCGCCATGGCACTTCCCCGCGAGGTCAAGCTAACCCAGACCCCTGACGGCCCCCGACTTACCCAAAGTGCCGTCAAGCAGGTCGACAAGCTGGCCCAAAAGCCTAGCTACTCTGCCAAGGGCGGCATCCCGATCCCGCAGGGAACAACGCCGCTGCCCGCCGCCGCCTCAGGCCAGGTCCAGCGAGTCGATATCACCCTCGCTCCGGGCACGGCCACGAAATCCGGCATCACCGTGCTGGGCGATGGAACGTCATCCACCGTTATCGGCTACGACGCTGCGACCGGAAAGCTCTTCGTTGACCGCACCAACTCCGGAAACACCGCTTTCCACCCGGCATTCGCTTCCATCGAGGACGCCCCCGTCACCCTGGACAAGAACGGCAACATCACCATGCGGATCTACCTCGACCGCTCATCAGTCGAGGTGTTCGCCCAGGACGGCCTGCGGACCATCACCGACCAGGTGTTCCCCAACGCCGGAGCCGACAAGATGGCCCTCTTCGCCGAAGGCGGGACCGCTCAGCTCAAATCACTCACCGTGACACCGCTGGAGAAGGCAATCTTCCTCCCCGAAAAGAAGTAG
- a CDS encoding ABC transporter permease, translating into MTQQQTAGPPSAGQADLAEEFLDRQTPLSRIRNILHRYPAVSPALVLLIAVVVFGLLNDRFLRVENLSLITQQVSVVGTLAIAQTLIILTAGIDLSVGAVMILSSMVVAQLAVNNGLPALIALFAGLVVGLAAGALNGFLVTRFRLPPFIVTLGTLNIFIALTLLYSNGATVRGSAMPDLLTWTGSTFPVGPVRISTGVVVMLLLYIAIAFILGKTAWGRHVYAVGDDKEAARLAGIAVNKVLMSVYLAAGAVLAIGAWIQIGRTNAASPNAGVDLNLDSITAVVIGGTSLFGGRGSVWGTLLGALIVGVFRNGLSLAGLDVLYQTLAVGVLIILAVSIDQWIRKVKS; encoded by the coding sequence GTGACCCAGCAACAGACCGCCGGCCCGCCCAGCGCCGGGCAAGCCGACCTGGCCGAGGAATTCCTTGACCGCCAGACACCGCTCAGCCGCATACGCAATATCCTCCACCGCTACCCCGCTGTCAGCCCCGCCCTCGTACTTCTCATCGCCGTGGTCGTGTTCGGCCTCCTCAACGACAGGTTCCTGCGGGTTGAAAACCTCTCCCTGATTACCCAACAGGTCTCCGTCGTCGGCACCCTCGCCATCGCCCAGACCCTCATCATCCTCACCGCAGGCATCGACCTGTCCGTCGGTGCCGTGATGATCCTCTCCTCCATGGTCGTGGCCCAACTCGCCGTCAACAACGGACTTCCCGCGCTAATCGCCCTATTCGCGGGCCTGGTCGTCGGACTCGCAGCCGGAGCCCTGAACGGATTCCTAGTCACCAGATTCCGGCTCCCCCCGTTCATCGTCACCCTCGGCACGCTGAACATCTTCATTGCCCTGACCTTGCTCTACTCCAACGGCGCTACTGTGCGCGGCTCGGCGATGCCGGACCTGCTGACCTGGACCGGCAGCACCTTCCCGGTGGGGCCGGTCAGAATCTCCACGGGCGTCGTCGTGATGCTCCTGCTCTACATCGCCATCGCGTTCATCCTCGGAAAAACGGCCTGGGGCCGGCACGTCTACGCCGTGGGCGATGACAAGGAAGCCGCCCGTCTGGCAGGCATCGCTGTCAACAAAGTGCTCATGAGCGTCTACCTCGCCGCCGGCGCCGTCCTGGCCATCGGCGCCTGGATCCAGATCGGCCGAACCAACGCCGCCAGCCCCAACGCCGGAGTAGACCTGAACCTGGACTCCATCACCGCCGTCGTCATCGGCGGAACCAGCCTCTTCGGCGGACGCGGGTCCGTCTGGGGCACCCTATTGGGCGCCTTGATCGTCGGCGTCTTCCGCAACGGACTCTCCCTCGCCGGGCTCGACGTGCTCTACCAGACCCTCGCCGTGGGCGTCCTCATCATCCTCGCTGTGTCCATCGACCAGTGGATCCGAAAGGTCAAGTCATGA
- a CDS encoding LacI family DNA-binding transcriptional regulator, whose product MRHVAALAGVGIKTVSRVINDEPGVSETTRQKVLSASQQLNYQLDMAAGSLRRAGRRTLSIGLLLPSVSNPFSGEINRAIEDALGARGIAVFAASLDDDPQREQAIVTAFLGRRVDGLILTPIARSQAYVIPEHSRDLPLVFIDREPVGMEADAVVTDNAAGAARAAAHLMSGGHSRLAYLGDRTDIQTARERRRGFMEEVGRQGVPTSTVPVRENLHDEESARLAALELLTAAEPPTAIFSSQNLITFGVMRALRELGLSKRVALIGFDDFTLADMMDPGVTVIAQHPERIGKLAAERLLARIDGDQQPPHTYVVPSELIQRGSGEIRPRPDREETS is encoded by the coding sequence ATGCGCCACGTGGCAGCACTCGCCGGCGTCGGTATAAAGACCGTCTCCCGGGTAATCAACGATGAACCCGGCGTGTCAGAAACCACCCGGCAAAAGGTGCTCAGCGCGTCCCAACAACTGAATTACCAGCTTGACATGGCGGCCGGCAGCCTCCGCCGCGCGGGCAGAAGAACGCTCTCTATCGGGCTCCTTCTTCCAAGTGTCTCCAACCCATTCAGCGGCGAGATCAACCGGGCAATAGAAGATGCGCTGGGGGCCAGAGGCATAGCGGTCTTTGCCGCGAGCCTCGATGATGACCCGCAGCGGGAGCAGGCCATCGTTACAGCATTTCTTGGCCGGCGCGTCGACGGGCTCATCCTCACGCCAATCGCCAGGAGCCAGGCGTATGTAATCCCGGAGCATTCCCGTGACCTGCCCTTGGTCTTTATCGACCGGGAACCGGTAGGAATGGAAGCAGACGCCGTCGTGACCGACAACGCCGCAGGCGCTGCGAGGGCGGCCGCTCACCTGATGAGCGGCGGCCACTCCAGGCTCGCCTACCTGGGGGACCGCACAGACATCCAGACCGCCCGGGAACGCCGGCGGGGATTCATGGAGGAGGTTGGCCGGCAGGGAGTTCCCACCTCAACGGTTCCCGTCCGCGAGAACCTTCACGACGAGGAATCAGCGCGACTGGCCGCCCTGGAGCTTCTCACTGCTGCGGAACCACCGACTGCCATCTTCTCCAGTCAGAACCTCATCACCTTCGGTGTGATGCGTGCTCTGCGAGAGCTTGGGCTGAGCAAGCGCGTGGCGTTGATAGGGTTCGATGACTTCACGCTCGCCGACATGATGGATCCCGGCGTGACGGTCATCGCCCAGCATCCCGAACGAATCGGAAAGCTGGCAGCGGAGCGGCTGCTGGCCCGGATCGACGGCGACCAGCAGCCTCCCCATACCTATGTTGTCCCGTCTGAGCTGATACAAAGGGGCTCCGGAGAGATCCGCCCCCGGCCTGACCGTGAAGAAACTTCCTGA